A region of Clarias gariepinus isolate MV-2021 ecotype Netherlands chromosome 25, CGAR_prim_01v2, whole genome shotgun sequence DNA encodes the following proteins:
- the rnf152 gene encoding E3 ubiquitin-protein ligase rnf152 produces the protein METFSRPECQICFNPFSPRRRPKLLECRHTCCSLCLDQMVLNHREVRCPWCRRVTRLSGFSVFQLPDDPEALTAITLARTPVFIRLPNSSCYLLPLPADEHDYRYGFKDPDGTTQHERRTSGQEQEAEGRNATTNSSAWTGFCTVLLVAMILIFLLAIILHNMSCVSKRFSIISCG, from the coding sequence ATGGAGACGTTCTCTAGACCAGAGTGTCAGATCTGTTTTAACCCGTTCAGCCCACGACGGCGGCCCAAACTCCTTGAGTGCAGGCACACATGCTGCTCGTTATGCCTGGATCAGATGGTGTTGAATCACAGGGAAGTCCGCTGCCCCTGGTGCCGCCGTGTCACACGTCTCAGCGGCTTCTCCGTGTTCCAGCTCCCTGATGACCCGGAAGCACTCACAGCCATCACGTTAGCACGCACGCCCGTTTTCATCCGGCTGCCCAACAGCAGCTGCTACCTGCTGCCACTTCCAGCAGATGAACACGACTACCGGTATGGCTTCAAAGACCCAGACGGGACGACTCAACACGAACGCCGTACATCTGGACAGGAACAGGAGGCTGAGGGGAGAAACGCGACTACGAACAGTTCAGCCTGGACTGGGTTCTGTACCGTCCTCCTGGTGGCCATGATCCTTATCTTCCTCTTGGCAATCATCCTGCACAACATGTCCTGCGTGTCCAAACGCTTCAGCATCATTTCCTGTGGATAA
- the gad3 gene encoding glutamate decarboxylase 1, whose protein sequence is MEIGRNMSGLLSWSKQDGDRFKNTQQADGGCGVNDFSSVHGKDLLPAENGEELTKHFLKELMNILLAYISKSMNRSSKVLDFHHPHQLKDGLEGFSLELPEQPDNLEQLLVDCRNTLKYGVKTGHPRFFNQLSSGLDIIGLAGEWLTSTANTNIFTFEVAPVFILMEEVLLKKMQSIVGWSEDEGDGIFCPGGTISNLYSVLLARYYYFPQVKTEGMQAVPRLAMFTSIHSHYSIKKSAAVLGIGTENAFAVKCDERGKMIPAELESSILAAKAKGLVPFYVNATAGTTVYGAFDPFTDIANICKKYGLWMHVDAAWGGGLLLSKKHKIKLQGIEKASSVTWNPHKMMGAPLQCSAILVHHKGLLEECNKQCAEYLFQSDKQYDMSYDTGDKTIQCGRHVDVFKLWLMWKAKGSEGFESQINHCLENAEYLYYKLKSRNDFQLVFQSKPEHSNVCFWYVPNRVRNMSQGPDKDRELHKITAKIKAKLMEKGVAMIGYQPFGDKPNFFRCVFSNPATQKHDVDFLLDEIASLGAEL, encoded by the exons ATGGAAATAGGACGGAACATGAGCGGACTCCTGAGCTGGAGCAAGCAAGATGGAGATCGGTTTAAAAACACTCAGCAGGCTGACGGAGGCTGCGGCGTCAACGACTTCAGCAGCGTCCACGGCAAAG ATCTCCTTCCAGCAGAGAACGGTGAGGAGCTGACTAAACACTTCCTGAAGGAGCTGATGAACATCTTGCTGGCATACATCAGCAAGTCTATGAACCGCAGCTCCAAAGTACTGGACTTCCACCATCCGCACCAGTTAAAGGATGGATTGGAGGGCTTCAGCCTGGAGCTGCCAGAGCAACCGGACAACCTCGAGCAGCTGCTTGTTGACTGCAGGAACACGTTGAAATATGGCGTTAAAACAG GCCACCCAAGATTCTTCAATCAGCTCTCGAGTGGACTGGACATCATCGGCCTGGCAGGAGAATGGCTCACGTCAACCGCCAACACAAACAT cttCACCTTTGAGGTTGCTCCAGTTTTTATCCTTATGGAGGAAGTCCTTCTCAAGAAAATGCAGTCCATCGTCGGTTGGTCTGAAGATGAAGGAGACGGAATCTTCTGCCCAG GTGGCACCATATCAAACCTCTACAGCGTCCTGCTGGCCAGATATTACTACTTCCCTCAAGTGAAGACCGAAGGCATGCAGGCAGTCCCTCGTCTCGCAATGTTCACATCCATCCAT AGCCATTATTCGATCAAGAAGTCTGCAGCAGTTCTCGGGATCGGCACAGAAAACGCGTTTGCCGTGAAGTGTGATGAAAG AGGCAAAATGATTCCAGCAGAGTTGGAATCCAGCATCCTGGCAGCAAAGGCCAAG GGTCTGGTTCCGTTCTATGTGAACGCCACGGCAGGAACCACCGTCTACGGAGCCTTCGATCCGTTCACGGACATCGCAAACATCTGTAAAAAATACGGCCTGTGGATGCACGTTGAT GCAGCTTGGGGAGGCGGATTACTGCTGTCCAAGAAGCACAAGATCAAACTGCAGGGCATTGAGAA GGCTTCTTCCGTCACCTGGAATCCGCACAAGATGATGGGAGCCCCGCTGCAGTGCTCCGCCATCCTGGTGCACCACAAG GGTCTGTTGGAGGAGTGCAATAAGCAGTGCGCCGAGTATCTCTTCCAGTCCGACAAGCAGTACGACATGTCCTACGACACCGGGGACAAGACCATCCAGTGTGGGAGGCACGTCGATGTCTTCAAGCTCTGGCTCATGTGGAAGGCTAAG GGATCTGAAGGTTTCGAATCACAGATCAACCACTGCCTGGAGAACGCCGAGTATCTTTACTACAAGCTGAAGAGCAGAAACGATTTTCAGCTCGTCTTCCAGAGCAAA CCTGAACACAGTAACGTGTGCTTCTGGTACGTCCCGAACCGAGTGAGGAACATGTCCCAAGGTCCTGACAAAGACAGAGAACTGCATAAG ATCACTGCAAAGATCAAAGCCAAGCTGATGGAAAAGGGCGTGGCCATGATAGGGTACCAGCCTTTTGGAGATAAGCCCAACTTCTTCCGTTGCGTCTTCTCCAACCCGGCCACGCAGAAGCACGATGTGGACTTCCTGCTGGATGAGATCGCATCCCTCGGGGCCGAGCTTTAA